Proteins encoded together in one Gadus chalcogrammus isolate NIFS_2021 chromosome 18, NIFS_Gcha_1.0, whole genome shotgun sequence window:
- the LOC130371902 gene encoding uncharacterized protein LOC130371902 — MERGIQQQLVSLGQVITVLSVKLSLAILTSIRKRRNREIAMYTVVEREIRGRRRGPYVWERQRQHDFWEVIVEGHFTAGLWLQHFRMIKPTFVMLCNAIGPFVGPKQSPGRRPISTEKRIAIALYKLATCAEYRVVGETFGVSKTSVHRCVYAVCRAIRYKLLAKFVKIPNVAEAQAIAHRNSMKHQVPQVYGALDGTHIPILPPSDGYRDYVNRKGWPSIVLQALVDDRYQIIDICVGSPGSAHDAAVFTMSNLYRFPERHPQANADVEGVQVPLLIAGDPAYPLMPWLMKGFSGPNLSEEQEAFNFQLSAIRVKVEHTFGHLKGRWRILAKWSDVHHSFMPTVVVACCVLHNICEKE, encoded by the exons atggagagaggaatcCAGCAGCAATTGGTTTCCCTTGGGCAAGTAATAACAGTTCTTTCAGTCAAGTTATCATTGGCTATTTTAACTTCTATCCGCAAACGAAGAAACAGAGAAATTGCAATGTACACAGTGGTAGAAAGGGAAATACGAGGACGACGTCGAGGGCCTTATGTATGGGAGAGACAGCGCCAGCATGACTTCTGGGAGGTCATAGTGGAAGGACATTTCACAGCCGGCCTTTGGCTACAACATTTTCGAATGATCAAGCCCACTTTTGTAATGTTGTGCAACGCTATTGGTCCATTCGTTGGTCCCAAGCAAAGCCCTGGACGACGTCCGATTTCAACGGAAAAACGCATTGCCATCGCATTGTACAAGTTGGCAACCTGTGCTGAATACCGAGTTGTGGGAGAGACATTTGGTGTAAGCAAAACAAGCGTTCACCGTTGTGTGTACGCGGTGTGCAGGGCCATACGATACAAGTTGTTGGCTAAATTTGTCAAAATACCCAACGTGGCCGAGGCACAGGCAATAGCGCACCGCAACTCAATGAAGCACCAAGTACCACAGGTGTACGGTGCACTGGATGGGACCCATATTCCGATCCTTCCACCATCCGATGGATACCGGGACTACGTCAACCGCAAAGGGTGGCCCTCAATTGTGTTACAGGCGCTTGTGGATGATCGGTATCAAATCATAGATATTTGTGTTGGATCACCCGGCAGTGCGCATGACGCAGCTGTATTCACCATGTCCAACTTGTACAG ATTCCCAGAGAGACACCCTCAAGCCAACGCAGATGTAGAGGGGGTCCAGGTGCCTCTACTGATAGCTGGAGACCCAGCATATCCGTTAATGCCATGGCTCATGAAAGGGTTTTCTGGTCCAAACCTTTCAGAAGAGCAAGAGGCTTTCAACTTCCAGCTCAGTGCTATCCGTGTGAAGGTTGAGCACACATTTGGGCACCTTAAGGGGAGGTGGCGTATTCTTGCCAAGTGGTCAGATGTGCACCACTCCTTTATGCCAACAGTTGTGGTTGCATGTTGTGTGTTACACAATATATGTGAGAAAGAGTAG